One part of the Rutidosis leptorrhynchoides isolate AG116_Rl617_1_P2 chromosome 1, CSIRO_AGI_Rlap_v1, whole genome shotgun sequence genome encodes these proteins:
- the LOC139885562 gene encoding nucleotide-sugar uncharacterized transporter 1-like, with the protein MLGSKAMFSFLTRKDVRKILKRKDSDAGEKGRALEELRASLFSKFRRQHQSLLGPTLALTFNFVASVSIILMNKLVLSKVGFNYPIFLTFIHYICSWLIMALLKATSLLPPPPSSKSTKFSSLLGLGIVMSLSTGLANVSLKFNSVGFYQMAKIAVTPAIVLAEFMLYRKKISFRKVLALTVVSIGVAVATVTDLQFHFFGACIAVAWIIPSATNKILWSNLQQQESWNALALMWKTTPITVFFLVTMMPSLDPPGVLSFDWSFYNSSIIGASAVLGFLLQWSGALALGETSATTHVVLGQFKTCVILLGGFVMFGSNPGSTSICGAVTALAGMSYYTHLNLKKSQQPSLKASGFTLPKSKLGKENGVDHDHCNHGDESV; encoded by the exons GAAGAGCTCTGGAGGAACTACGAGCTTCTTTATTTAGCAAGTTTCGACGTCAACACCAATCCTTATTGGGCCCCACACTTGCTCTTACATTCAACTTTGTTGCGTCAGTTAGTATTATCTTGATGAATAAATTG GTACTTTCTAAAGTTGGATTCAACTATCCAATTTTTCTCACTTTTATTCACTACATTTGTAGTTGGTTAATTATGGCCCTCCTAAAAGCCACATCTCTTCTTCCTCCACCACCTTCTTCGAAATCGACTAAATTTTCTTCGTTGCTCGGTCTTGGTATCGTCATGTCTCTCTCCACCGGCCTTGCTAACGTTAGTTTAAAATTCAATAG TGTTGGCTTTTATCAGATGGCTAAGATTGCAGTAACGCCAGCTATTGTTTTAGCAGAATTCATGCTTTACCGTAAAAAAATATCTTTCCGAAAG GTGCTTGCACTTACCGTAGTGTCGATCGGTGTTGCTGTTGCTACAGTTACCGATTTGCAATTCCATTTCTTTGGTGCATGTATAGCGGTTGCATGGATAATACCGAGTGCAACCAATAAGATACTTTGGTCAAACCTTCAACAGCAGGAGAGCTGGAATGCATTAGC ATTAATGTGGAAAACTACACCTATCACTGTGTTTTTCCTAGTGACGATGATGCCGTCACTTGATCCACCTGGCGTTCTTTCTTTTGACTGGAGCTTTTACAACTCTTCAATTATCGGGGCTTCTGCTGTCCTCGGTTTCTTGCTTCAGTGGTCTGGTGCTCTTGCACTTGG GGAAACATCAGCAACGACTCATGTTGTTCTCGGACAGTTTAAAACATGTGTCATTCTTTTGGGAGGTTTCGTTATGTTCGGTTCTAACCCAGGCTCAACCAGCATCTGCGGTGCAGTCACGGCTCTAGCCGGTATGTCTTACTACACTCACCTTAACTTGAAGAAGTCGCAGCAGCCATCACTTAAAGCATCCGGGTTCACTTTACCCAAGTCAAAGCTCGGTAAAGAAAATGGAGTCGATCATGATCATTGCAACCATGGAGACGAATCGGTTTAA